CCCTGACGATGATCAACTGCCACTCGCCCAGCTACATTTAGAGTGACACCACGGAATTGTCATCCGTATTATGCCAGTGCTATTATAACGCTCTTTTGCTCTCCTCGATCACTTGGAAGTCGGTTTCAACCAGGATTCTGCCTTCTTCACTCTCGTCTTCCCTGCGCATAGAGTCCATCTCAACTCGAACAGTCTGCGTTGCAAGCAGACTTTCGTCCCAATCCCTGGGCCTCCTCACGGGGGCATCCTTATTTTGACCGGAAAGTTTTTTCTCCGAGCTACCCAGATACTTTCCCACACGCGAGCcgaatattctataaatggTGTACCGCAGCAGGGGTTGCAAGGTAGGCAGACAGGCACAGACAATTCCGATGCACGGCTCCACACTGGACCAGATGAAGACATTACCCATGATCCAGGTGATATCCACGGACCTGCTAAGAAACGTCATGTAATAGATTCGAATGAGACTCGCCACGCAGACACTGCAAACAACGTTTTTGTATCAGTTATCAGACAGGATGAGACATGGGAACGGACAGGCGGGGCTCAGCACGACATACAAGCTGCCAAGTAGAAAAATGCTGCAAACCAAAACCTTCTGGGTGGTTCGCATTTGAAGCCCCCAGATAAGTGGCATGGGCACCAGCAGAATGATCACGTCCGTGGTCACATTTGCAGCGGCGTTCCCAATATAGAATGGATAAAGATTGTAGACGCAACGGCCGCCAGCGGGATCAGCATACTGCGTCCAATAGTATGAGACAGGTCGGCAACAGACGAGGAAGGCGACGGTGCAAGAAAACCAATATCCGATAGTCAATGCGACGCAGAACCACATCGCCTTGTTCATTCCGAAAATGCGACggtagaagaggatgacCGAGAGCTTGATCAAGGGCACGGTAACGACGTATATGAGGACATATGCGAACAGAATCTGCACCACCTTGATCACATCGTCTAGGGGTATAGCCCATACATGCTTTCCAAGGCCATAATAGCCTCCTGAAGATGGCTGGTCAGTACGCTTTCTGGGTGTTTGATCGGGCGAACGAACCGATAATGGTGGAGACGAAATTCGCAGTCACAGACAGCTGCAGCCATTATGATCATCAGTATCTCCGTGTCGTGACTGAGGAATGGCCACAAGTACGTACCAAAGCAGCAACTATCATCCAATCATCCGCGGCAATGGAAGCTTGTTGCACCCGCGTTCTCGCGAGAAATCGAAAGGCAATGGCGATGGCCGCCAGCACGTATGTGACACTAACAGCTGCGTTGTTCACTCCACGCCGGCTGGCTGTCAAGTCCGTCCCTGAAGGAGGATCCCCGAAGACGCTGCTGGACATGCCTGCTGCCACTTGCAGAGGAAGACATATCGAGTGGACTGGAATGTACCACCGGGCGCTTAAGATAGAAACCAGTTTTGACACGCGACCCTGGTTCAATAATAGGCCGCAATGCATCTAGTGCGCCAAACCGGTCAATCACATTCAAGTCTTAGGGCGTGGCACGCCGCTAGGATGCTCTAGCGATCCTTCCAGCCCCTTTCCTGACAGCTCCGTCGGCCCCCAAACCAGGCGGGCCGGCGGGTCCGTGTCTTTGACAGCGGGGTGGCTTCAGTCCCGGTGCCCTTTGCCATCTCGAAGGCTCAATTCAGCCGTTTTGAACGTTAAATTCCTGCGAGATTTAGCGTCTGACAGGTCCGGGATCCTACCCGCCAACGCAAATTTCTTTCAATCACGTCCCGCGTCGTACTGTATTGGTAGACTCGCTAAATGGATTCGGCGCTAATTTATTATCCTGCGAATCAATCGGGCCTGTAGACTTACCTATTAGGGTAACCACTAATTGAGACCGGCCTTTTAGTTCCTAATACTATAAGGCTACGGCCGGGGGAAAGCCGGAAACCAAAGGACTGCGAGGATATCATATAACTAGTAAGGGTATCCCCTGTTTCGAAATCTTGGCTATTGCGAGGGCGAACCTGCGTGTCTGCAACTCCTGTCGCAAGATTGAGGATTTCTTTGCCATCACCATGCCATCCAGAGAGTCCATCCCTACTGAATCCACAGCATATGCTGTAGATACCAAGCGATTTGCTTTCACTCCCCGAAAACTCAGAGTCGTCTGCATTGGAGCGGGATTTTCGGGACTGATCCTTGCACACAAGCTCAAGCACGAGCAGCCTCTTGAGTTTGTTGACTTCACCATCTATGAAAAGAATCCCGAGGTAGGGGGTACTTGGTTCGAAAACATCTACCCTGGTGTAGGCTGCGACGTGCCTGCTCACAGTTATGTGTTTCCCTTTGAGCCCAATCCGTCCTGGTCCCAAAGCTATGCCAAGGGCCCGGAAATCGAGGAATACATCCGATCGACAACCGAAAAGTACGGACTGAAAGAGAAGATCGTCTTCAACACTCGACTTGTCAAGTCTGTTTGGAACGAAGAACGTGGTAAATGGAGCCTCGAGCTCAACCAGAACGACACAACTGTCTACGATGATGCAGATATTCTCATCAATGCCGGAGGCATCCTCAATCGGTGGAAGATGCCCAAGATTGAAGGTCTGAACCGGTTTGAGGGCAAGCTCCTCCATACAGCGGGCTGGGATTCGGACTACGACTGGTCCGGCAAGAAGATCGCTGTCATTGGTAATGGTTCCTCGGGGATCCAGATTGTGCCTGCGCTGCAGCCAAAGGCTGCCCGGATCGTCAACTACATCCGCCATCCAACATGGGTGTCGGTCAATTTGTGCCCGGACACGACCAGGGATGGAATGGGTACAAACTTTGTATacaccgaagaagaaaaggcccGATTTCGGAATGACCCTGAGGGTTTTCTGGAATACAGGAAGTTTATCGAACGTTCGTACGTTAACATCCACCCATTAGGCGATCTACTACTAACCGCTTACGCACAGAGTTAATACCGTCTACAAGCTGATGCTCAAGGGATCCGAGTACAATCAGATGCTATACACAGCCACAGAACAATTGATGAGACAGCGTCTTAGCAAGAATCCACACCTAATCAAGAAGCTCATCCCCGACACTGCTATCGGATGTCGTCGTCTTAGCCCCGGAGACGGATATCTAGAAGCCATGCAGGAGCCTAATGCAGAGTGGTGCTTTGATTCCATTGAGAGCATCACCAAGACTGGCATCCAGACCGCCCAAGGTGAGGAGGAATTTGACCTCATTGTCTGCGCCACAGGTTTCGACACCACCTTCATCCCTGGCTGGGAGATGGTAGGTCGTAATGGTCGTCAGCTCACTCAGGACTGGAAGACGACACCCGAGGCATatttctccatctgctgtCCTGGCAATCCCAATCATTTCATGTTCGCCGGGCCTAACTGCCCTATTGGTCATGGAAGCGTCCCTCAAATGCTAGCCTGGACTGCGGACTACATTCTGCAGtgggtgaagaagattgcCCGGGAAGATATTCAGTGAGATCAGACCTTACCTATCATGAGACGTTCTCAACCACTCACAATGTCTAGCTCCGTTGTCGTCACCGACTCCGCAAACCAGCTGTATAACCGCCATGTCCAGGCAAACCTGAAACATACCGTCTGGAGCTCAGGCTGCACTGCCTGGTACAACAATGGCTCGGCTGTCACGGCCATGTATCCTGGCAGTGTTCTTCACTTCAAAGGTAACCCAGCCTTGATCTATACCCCAGGAATTCCATCAAGTGTGCTGACACGTATGATAATTGCAGAGGCCATCTCTACCATCCGCGGTGAAGACTTTGATATCCGCTACCAAAATAACGCTAACCCCTTTGCCTATCTTTCTAATGGTGAGCTGGAGTGGGAGAGAGCAGAAGGGGCGGATTTGGCGTTTTATTTGAAATAGGCTGGTATTAAGTGGGCTACTTAGTAATGGCATGTATATGAATAAATGATGAGACTGATATGGTGTTTCAATGGTAATTCTATCCTAATATACTAGTGGAACTCCCATAACATATGATGAATACTCAGTCGACACAGCCTATTCTCACTCATTGTCCCGCACCCTCCCCTTTGACCCTAAAATCCACCACAACCGCAGCTATAGGGTCTATATTTAGACCGAGTgttatctcttttcttttgcttcttaTACTCCAGCATCAGTTATAGCGATCCTGCAATATCAAGCGTCTAAACTCCGGTGCTCAGAAAACCTAATCTGGTATGGAGCAAGTTTTGCTACAAGATACATTGATACTCCGAACCCAATCAAACTTTACTCCTGAAGCTCGCCCTATACTTGACAAGCACATAGTATCAGTTCTGGCACGGTTGAAAACGGTCCGTTACTTCTATACTCTGACAAGTATATTCCTAAACTTTCGTCTTCTACACACCGTACTGCTCAGATACCAGACTCGCTCATAATCCCAATACCACTCGTTCTATCCTATTTGCATATCCCGCCTCTCCTACATTCCTTCAGGCCATGGTGGTTATTGGGTTGATTAGGCCCGTAAAATAAACCCGTGACAGTCTGGTTCGCTTGGCCAATTAGGCTACCAACTACTAGGCCAGAAGAGATATCCCGTTGAATTTCGGCATAATTGGGGATGGTATTGTCCCATGAATTTATACTAGGGCAGTATATCAACCCACTgtatttaaagaaataacCAGGGAAAATTCAAGggtaatcaatcaatgacCATAACTCGATTATCCTTCTGACTTGATTGTTGATTATTGGGCATTATCGATCACCGCGCCTTATGAGTGACACCGGTATACGCCCTGCGTTTCCCGCGACTAACCGCAGCCTCCAACAGTTCTCACCTATCAGTCCCCTTTCCACAGATCAGCATAAATTATTGAACCACTTAGAGCTTCGAATAGCCATTGATATTCCTCTCCCACTGCTGATCCACGCTCAGCCGTTCATGATGAGGCACTCCCTCCCACGCCCTGCGGAACGTCGCAACCCTCGACCCCCAATCAGATAATCTCTTGTCAATAAACGCCGCGCTAGCTTCAGCAGTTTTCTTTACCAGCTCCATTGGAAACATATGGCCACTGGGGAGCACGACTTCCTCAACAAGTCCGCGCGCTGCACCCCCACTACCTCCCAGACCCGTACCGGTTGTTACCACTTTATCCCGACGGGCAATCGGAGAAGACAGATCCGACAGTTCCCCAAACAGATAAAGAATAGGTGGTTTCAGATGAGGCAGTCGACGAAACATCCATGCCGACTCAGGTCGGTAAAAAGGATAATCAGCATCGTGGTCATCCGGATGCATTTCCTCTTCAGGGTTACCGCGGGGAAGCCCGGATCGCTCGTCAACATACGAAGGCCGTACGAAGTAGAATAGCTCTTGTGCCTTGGTTGTAGTCAACGTAACGGCGGATGGTCCAGTTTCGTCCGTGACGGGATGTAATGGGGTGGGAAGGTCTCGTAGCCCGTACTGGATCCATTTGTCGAAAACGCGGGAATCCCACGTCCGATAGAATGGGTTTGACTTGAATTTcgctgctgcttgctcgCGTGAGGGCCATATGTCTCGTCTATAAGTAGATGTCTGGGCGAATTTGCGGCCTGGGTTTTCGCGCTGTATCACCGGGTCGAGCAGGATAAGACCCTCGAATAGGGATGGATGCAATAAAGACAGGTGGGCTCTGGATTATCATCCATGAGAAATGGGCGCTTTGAGCGGATCGAGCATACTCACAGCTGCATTCCACCCATACTGTGACCGATGCCAACAAGTGGTTGAGGGATCTGGTCCTGAAGCTGATTTATCATGAACAGAAGATCACGCCCGTGATCGAGCCAATCGGCTGAATTGGCGTCAAAGAATGTTCAAACGGCTTGTGCGGTGCGGGACGAGAGCTCACGATCATGGCCTAAGATGGCTTCATTTAAAATACCACTCTGTCCCTGTTGAGCAACATCTGCAATCCAAATTGATCGGATGCGTCTGTTTTGACTTGCGAGGTGCTTGTAAAGGTCATCCCAAAGGGGTTCGTACAGTTCCTTATGCACAAGTTAGTCATATTGAAAACTAAAATGTAAGGAGTTGACTCACCTTTGGAAACGCATTTGCATGCGCCCCAATAATGGTGACATCCCCTTCCTTCGGGTGTGGATTATCGAGGGGAATGTACTGCTTAACAGCAAGTCGCAGCTCGTTTTCATGACCAGCTTTCACGGCACCCGGACGCTGTCGGACATTTTGACACCGAGCTGTGTGCTCCACGACGCGAAAGTGGGACATGTATTTTATACATGGCTGTATGACGCGTAGGCTGATTGATCGGAAGCCCTTTGGCTGGATCAACATCATGAGTAGAACGTAGACGCAAACAAGAGAAATGAAGACAATCTAGCTGTGTAATATATAGGGCCGGGTTGATAGTCTCCTCGAAAAAAGCCGAGGTTCAGGGAATcgtccacctcatccacagaCTAAAGACTAACTAGGCAGGCGTGATCTTCGTTAGTAATGCATTTCTCCAAATTGGAGAAGGGATACGCCCTACCTGTCAAAGGCGTGGTTATTTCACTGTGCATTGAGAGTACTCCTTCTAAGTATCGATGCGATCAACACTAATTTTATCATATTTGGGGTGAACCTAACCGACCGTCAATAAGTTGGCAATAGGCTTGGTATGAAGACCAAGTATGCTCAGCGTCCGCCAATGGGTTATGACAAGACAAAAAGTTCATCAAGCCACTGCAGCCCGGCAAGTCTCCTGGATACTGTGTGATAAAGTTCTCTACCCCCCCAGAAACAAGGAATAGGCTAGAGGAATCATGGATCATTTTGATGGTCCGGCAGTGTCATTTTGGCTTAGTTCGAGGGGCGTGGCGCGTTCCAAGATTTAGCAAGTATCTATTCTTGGGGAAAGACATAAACAGTCTTAGCTCGAGTAAGTTGGTTGCACGCTGAGTGTCAAGACACTATTACAGTATAGCAAGGCCTGAGAAACATCCTTCTCCCTGAGTTACCACCGTCTTCTTCGTTCCAGTTACCAGATACACACATCCACCCAAGTCGGTGACATAGACCCCATTCTTCGTCAGCTTCAATCCAATAGGCTCATGGAACTGTCTCGCGAGTATTTCCACCTTATCCCCGATTGTCTCTTTATCAATATCGCCACTAAGATCAACCCGATTCAGGGAGCACCCCATAGGATGCTCACCGCGATCTGTCCAGTAGAGCATTTGAGTCTGCGTATCGTACTCCAAATCAATCGGTTCTGGGCATCCCTCTAGCAGACACTCTACATCAGCTCTGTTGTTGGCAGTTTGCCCAGCAGGAATATCGATCCCCGCACGGAATATTCTCCCCTTTCCGGACTTGCTCGGCCCTTTCTGAGTCCAGTAAATATGCCTATTCTTCCGATCAAGGGCCACACCCACGCAAAACCGCATcatatctttcctttctGATGGGACTTTCAACGACCCAGTTTGAATCAGTATCTGATGATCAGTTCCATCAAAATTGCACCGGTGCACACTCATTCCCTCGCGATCGCAGAAATACAATTTACGATCCACATCGTCGACAATGAGCTGTTTGGGTGTATAAACCGTTCCAGGCTTCAGGAGCGTGTGAACATCACTCCCATCGAGCTTAGCCGACTGCACAGACCCGTCACAGGCAGAGAGGGCGTGTCCCATGCTCGTCCAGAACATCCGCccacaagaaggagaaacaTCAATTCCATCTGGCAAAGATAATCCACTGACAAGGGTAGTTCTTTTTCCACTCTTCGGGGAAACTGCAAGAATACGACCTGCTGTCCTCGCATCATGCAGTGCGTTATTATCCCCGATACCAACATCCAAGACATAAAGCTTCTCAGACATGCTGTCCTGCTCGGCGGGATACAACCCACCGGACTCGCACTTGTCACCCAATCGCCCTTTGTTGATATAGTTCTCACGTAACCAATCAACCGATTTGTCCCCATCCAGCCCCCTTTCCTGGATGTAGTTCTCCTCGATAGCTGCAACAGTATCCAAGCCAACCTGATCCATCAGCTGACACGGCTGGCCACTCTTTGGGCGTTGAAAAACTTCCTTCCATAGTAGGTCAATGTCATCGGGGGTGCTAATTCCTTCAGCCAGAATACTCAGGATCTCTCGCTTAATGGCCGCCCAAGCACGGCCAAATACAAACCTGCATCATGATTAGCATCGATACCCCAGAGCtaaaaagagaataaaaCATACCCTGTACTTTCCCTCCGCACCATAAACGGACGCATTCCACATTCCTCCAACACCTTCATCATTTCAGCCATcacctcttcttcagtcGAACCACAGGTCATCACCTCTACTGGTCGCATCTCCGGCGGCATCATGAAATGTACATTCatcactctcttctttctctcctcacTCAAGCCAGGAACCATAAGCCTTGATTTGAAGGAACTCGAATTCGACGCGAGAATACAATCCCCAGGCACGTATCTATCCACTTCCTCGAAGATTCGAATCTTGATAGGGAGCTGTTCTGGAGTTGCCTCGATGACTAGCCATGCATTCTCAACCGCTTTCTTCAACTCAGAGAAGAGGGATAGCCTTCTCCGCTCAGGATGCGGTAAAGGCGTCAGTACAGTGAATGCCTCGCCAGAGGATTTGATAAATGACTCAGCAGCGGAGAGAGCATTGTGATCAGGATCAACAAGATGCACGGTGTAAGAGCCAGCGAGAAAGACGGCCGCGATCCGACGACCTAGAATACCCGCCCCGAGGACAGTAACTGGTCTTGAGgggtggtgtgtgtgggCTTTGTGGAGCGTCATGGTGAGTTATGTCTGTAGATGCCAGTTGACGTTGGAAGCACTTCACTTCTGGCTAGTCTAGTTGATAATATGTACTCATGTATATTGATTATATTCCAGATAACTTGCTACATAAAGTAGTAGAAGACGATAATAAACTTCGTTAGTGCCCTGCATATCCTGGTTTCCGGCATGCCGATAACCGGTTCTTAAAGTCTGGAAACCCGCCTGGAAACGGGCGCGGAGAGGAAAGCAGCGCAAATCCTGGGACTTTAGAGCTGGATTGAAATACTTGATGCTGATCGGACAAATTTTTACTTTAATCGTTCTGGTAGTTGCTTTCCTGGACGTACAAATATCGATGTCATCATCGTGAACTCTGTTCTAGAAACTCTGAAAATGTCAGTCGATGGATGGCAAGGGGGTGAGAGGATACAATAAGTTTGAGATCTTTGGTTGATGCTTCCTTGTGCCATGCTGTTGCTATACTTCATTAAGAAAGAGACGCTGTGTCTGTTTTCAGTATTATTTTGTGGTAGAATCATACAGAGATTATAATTGAtctgggatggtggatgggactTGTTCATCGTCACGACGCCATGGCCCAAGGAAAAGCGTATTGGgccctactacttactatatttaactaCGAACAAATCCTATATTACGTGATAGAATCTCCTTCCTTGTCTTTTCTCATATATGCTACGCAGCTGTACTACCTTCGGAAGAAAGTTACTACTTTCTGATCAAGGTGTTTTGCTGGGGCACTTActgataaataaaaacagAGCTACAAAATAACCACGCATCCAGTTTTTGTATACTGTATAGCTATCATAAAGAGTCTATCGAATTGTTTGTCCATAATGCATATCTCATATCCATCTCATAAATAAAGCCCAGCATGCACCCACGCTTAtactcatcaccaacataaTCTACACCCCCAACTGACTCGCCACAACAGGATCATTCCAAAACGCGCACCTCTTCACCAAATCCTCACCGTACGCACCCCCCTTACCACTCCCAGTGAATCTCATCTTCGGACCACCCAAGACCTGCAACTCCGGCGTAGTGGAACTAGTATTCGCCGCATACGCCTGCCCCCATCCCTTAACACTACCCCTAGCACGGCTCGGATTGCCGTAGTACGCAAACGAAGCCCAGCTAGCACCCATCTCCGACGCAAGCTTCCGGTCCGATGCCGTAGAAATATCCTTGAACAAACCACCCGTAACTGAGTTAAACAGATACATGATATCACTGAAGTGCGGAACACCGTAGTACGTCATGCCCGAGGACTCAAACACCTCCGCAAAGGCCG
The window above is part of the Aspergillus luchuensis IFO 4308 DNA, chromosome 8, nearly complete sequence genome. Proteins encoded here:
- a CDS encoding uncharacterized protein (COG:S;~EggNog:ENOG410PJ7E;~InterPro:IPR000073,IPR029058;~MEROPS:MER0209971;~PFAM:PF12697) — translated: MMLIQPKGFRSISLRVIQPCIKYMSHFRVVEHTARCQNVRQRPGAVKAGHENELRLAVKQYIPLDNPHPKEGDVTIIGAHANAFPKELYEPLWDDLYKHLASQNRRIRSIWIADVAQQGQSGILNEAILGHDPDWLDHGRDLLFMINQLQDQIPQPLVGIGHSMGGMQLAHLSLLHPSLFEGLILLDPVIQRENPGRKFAQTSTYRRDIWPSREQAAAKFKSNPFYRTWDSRVFDKWIQYGLRDLPTPLHPVTDETGPSAVTLTTTKAQELFYFVRPSYVDERSGLPRGNPEEEMHPDDHDADYPFYRPESAWMFRRLPHLKPPILYLFGELSDLSSPIARRDKVVTTGTGLGGSGGAARGLVEEVVLPSGHMFPMELVKKTAEASAAFIDKRLSDWGSRVATFRRAWEGVPHHERLSVDQQWERNINGYSKL
- a CDS encoding uncharacterized protein (COG:S;~EggNog:ENOG410PWTZ;~TransMembrane:8 (i21-44o64-83i95-119o139-162i174-199o219-241i253-275o287-312i)); protein product: MHCGLLLNQGRVSKLVSILSARWYIPVHSICLPLQVAAGMSSSVFGDPPSGTDLTASRRGVNNAAVSVTYVLAAIAIAFRFLARTRVQQASIAADDWMIVAALLSVTANFVSTIIGGYYGLGKHVWAIPLDDVIKVVQILFAYVLIYVVTVPLIKLSVILFYRRIFGMNKAMWFCVALTIGYWFSCTVAFLVCCRPVSYYWTQYADPAGGRCVYNLYPFYIGNAAANVTTDVIILLVPMPLIWGLQMRTTQKVLVCSIFLLGSFVCVASLIRIYYMTFLSRSVDITWIMGNVFIWSSVEPCIGIVCACLPTLQPLLRYTIYRIFGSRVGKYLGSSEKKLSGQNKDAPVRRPRDWDESLLATQTVRVEMDSMRREDESEEGRILVETDFQVIEESKRAL
- a CDS encoding uncharacterized protein (COG:I;~EggNog:ENOG410PW7X;~InterPro:IPR006176,IPR008927,IPR006108,IPR036291, IPR000033,IPR011042,IPR013328;~PFAM:PF02737,PF00725;~go_function: GO:0003857 - 3-hydroxyacyl-CoA dehydrogenase activity [Evidence IEA];~go_function: GO:0016491 - oxidoreductase activity [Evidence IEA];~go_process: GO:0006631 - fatty acid metabolic process [Evidence IEA];~go_process: GO:0055114 - oxidation-reduction process [Evidence IEA]), producing the protein MTLHKAHTHHPSRPVTVLGAGILGRRIAAVFLAGSYTVHLVDPDHNALSAAESFIKSSGEAFTVLTPLPHPERRRLSLFSELKKAVENAWLVIEATPEQLPIKIRIFEEVDRYVPGDCILASNSSSFKSRLMVPGLSEERKKRVMNVHFMMPPEMRPVEVMTCGSTEEEVMAEMMKVLEECGMRPFMVRRESTGFVFGRAWAAIKREILSILAEGISTPDDIDLLWKEVFQRPKSGQPCQLMDQVGLDTVAAIEENYIQERGLDGDKSVDWLRENYINKGRLGDKCESGGLYPAEQDSMSEKLYVLDVGIGDNNALHDARTAGRILAVSPKSGKRTTLVSGLSLPDGIDVSPSCGRMFWTSMGHALSACDGSVQSAKLDGSDVHTLLKPGTVYTPKQLIVDDVDRKLYFCDREGMSVHRCNFDGTDHQILIQTGSLKVPSERKDMMRFCVGVALDRKNRHIYWTQKGPSKSGKGRIFRAGIDIPAGQTANNRADVECLLEGCPEPIDLEYDTQTQMLYWTDRGEHPMGCSLNRVDLSGDIDKETIGDKVEILARQFHEPIGLKLTKNGVYVTDLGGCVYLVTGTKKTVVTQGEGCFSGLAIL
- a CDS encoding flavin-containing monooxygenase (COG:Q;~EggNog:ENOG410PJFA;~InterPro:IPR020946,IPR036188;~PFAM:PF13450;~go_function: GO:0004499 - N,N-dimethylaniline monooxygenase activity [Evidence IEA];~go_function: GO:0050660 - flavin adenine dinucleotide binding [Evidence IEA];~go_function: GO:0050661 - NADP binding [Evidence IEA];~go_process: GO:0055114 - oxidation-reduction process [Evidence IEA]), with amino-acid sequence MPSRESIPTESTAYAVDTKRFAFTPRKLRVVCIGAGFSGLILAHKLKHEQPLEFVDFTIYEKNPEVGGTWFENIYPGVGCDVPAHSYVFPFEPNPSWSQSYAKGPEIEEYIRSTTEKYGLKEKIVFNTRLVKSVWNEERGKWSLELNQNDTTVYDDADILINAGGILNRWKMPKIEGLNRFEGKLLHTAGWDSDYDWSGKKIAVIGNGSSGIQIVPALQPKAARIVNYIRHPTWVSVNLCPDTTRDGMGTNFVYTEEEKARFRNDPEGFLEYRKFIERSVNTVYKLMLKGSEYNQMLYTATEQLMRQRLSKNPHLIKKLIPDTAIGCRRLSPGDGYLEAMQEPNAEWCFDSIESITKTGIQTAQGEEEFDLIVCATGFDTTFIPGWEMVGRNGRQLTQDWKTTPEAYFSICCPGNPNHFMFAGPNCPIGHGSVPQMLAWTADYILQWVKKIAREDIHSVVVTDSANQLYNRHVQANLKHTVWSSGCTAWYNNGSAVTAMYPGSVLHFKEAISTIRGEDFDIRYQNNANPFAYLSNGELEWERAEGADLAFYLK